Proteins from a single region of Populus trichocarpa isolate Nisqually-1 unplaced genomic scaffold, P.trichocarpa_v4.1 scaffold_104, whole genome shotgun sequence:
- the LOC18097250 gene encoding G-type lectin S-receptor-like serine/threonine-protein kinase RLK1, whose translation MATAIFTLMFLVTMVLLQLMAVAQTNGSMPVGAFITATDDAPSWLSSSGEFAFGFQPLEYKDHFLLSIWYAKIPEKTIVWYANGDNPAPRESKVELRGDSGLVLTDPQGNLIWSSGSLLGTVSSGVMNDTGNFVLQNSNSFRLWESFSNPTDTLLPTQIMEVGGVVSSRRTETNFSLGRFQLRLLDNGNLVLNYMNLPTKFVYDDYYSSETSDASNSSNSGYRLIFNESGYMYILRRNGLIEDLTKTALPTIDFYHRATLNFDGVFTQYFYPKASSGNRSWSSVWSKPDDICVNMGADLGSGACGYNSICNLKADKRPECKCPQGFSLLDQNDKYGSCIPDFELSCRDDGLNSTEDQYDFVELINVDWPTSDYERYKPINEDECRKSCLNDCLCSVAIFRDGCWKKKLPLSNGRFDIGMNGKAFLKFPKGYVPLDRPPPQLPGEKKKPDIKFITGSVVLGTSVFVNFVLVGAFCLTSSFIYRKKTEKVKEGGSGLETNLRYFTYKELAEATNDFKDEVGRGGFGVVYKGTIQAGSTRVVAVKKLDKVVQDGEKEFKTEVQVIGQTHHKNLVRLLGFCDEGQNRLLVYEFLSNGTLANFLFGCSKPNWKQRTQIAFGIARGLLYLHEECGTQIIHCDIKPQNILLDNYYNARISDFGLAKLLVMDQSKTQTAIRGTKGYVAPEWFRNRPITVKVDVYSFGVMLLEIICCRRNVDLEIGEVENPVLTDWAYDCYMDGSLDVLIGDDTEAKNDISTLERLLKVGIWCIQEDPSLRPTMRKVTQMLEGVVEVPAAPNPFPYSSISKYSH comes from the coding sequence AATTTGCTTTTGGATTTCAGCCCTTGGAATACAAGGATCATTTCTTGCTGTCTATTTGGTATGCCAAGATTCCTGAGAAGACCATAGTTTGGTATGCAAATGGAGATAATCCTGCACCAAGGGAGTCTAAGGTCGAGCTGAGGGGTGATAGTGGGCTGGTGCTTACTGATCCTCAAGGCAACCTAATATGGTCATCTGGTAGCCTTCTTGGTACAGTTTCGTCAGGTGTAATGAATGACACTGGCAACTTCGTGCTTCAAAATAGCAATTCTTTCAGGTTGTGGGAGAGTTTCAGCAATCCCACTGATACATTGTTGCCTACTCAGATTATGGAGGTTGGAGGGGTGGTTTCTTCTCGAAGGACGGAGACCAACTTTTCGCTGGGGAGATTCCAGCTCCGTTTGCTTGATAATGGAAATCTTGTGCTGAATTACATGAATTTGCCAACCAAATTTGTTTACGATGACTACTATAGTAGTGAAACTTCTGATGcttcaaattcatcaaattctgGTTATCGATTGATCTTCAATGAGTCAGGCTACATGTACATATTGAGAAGAAATGGGCTGATAGAGGATCTCACAAAAACAGCACTTCCTACTATAGACTTCTATCATAGGGCAACACTCAATTTTGATGGTGTTTTCACTCAATATTTTTACCCAAAAGCATCTAGCGGTAACAGAAGCTGGTCCTCAGTCTGGTCCAAACCAGATGATATATGTGTCAATATGGGAGCGGACTTGGGTAGTGGAGCATGTGGATATAACAGCATCTGCAATCTAAAAGCTGATAAAAGGCCAGAATGTAAATGTCCACAAGGTTTTTCTTTGCTTGATCAGAATGACAAGTATGGAAGCTGCATACCAGATTTCGAACTAAGCTGCAGAGATGATGGACTCAATTCCACCGAAGATCAGTATGATTTTGTGGAGCTAATAAATGTTGATTGGCCAACATCTGATTATGAGAGGTACAAACCTATTAACGAAGATGAGTGCCGAAAGTCTTGCTTGAATGATTGTCTATGTTCTGTTGCCATTTTTAGAGATGGCTGCTGGAAGAAGAAGTTACCACTCTCGAATGGAAGATTTGACATTGGTATGAATGGGAAGGCTTTCCTCAAATTTCCGAAAGGTTATGTTCCTCTGGACAGGCCTCCTCCTCAGCTTCctggagagaaaaagaaaccaGACATTAAGTTCATCACTGGATCAGTAGTCCTTGGTACCTCTGTATTTGTCAACTTTGTATTGGTCGGTGCTTTCTGTCTCACTTCTTCCTTCATTTATCgcaagaaaactgaaaaagttAAGGAAGGTGGAAGTGGTTTGGAGACAAACTTGCGGTATTTTACATACAAAGAGCTCGCTGAAGCGACAAATGACTTCAAAGATGAGGTGGGAAGAGGAGGTTTTGGTGTTGTTTACAAGGGGACAATACAGGCAGGCTCTACTAGGGTTGTTGCTGTCAAGAAGTTAGATAAAGTGGTTCAGGATGgggaaaaagaatttaaaacagAAGTACAAGTGATTGGCCAGACGCATCACAAGAATTTGGTCCGGTTGCTAGGATTTTGTGACGAGGGGCAGAATCGATTGTTGGTGTACGAGTTCTTGAGTAATGGCACTCTAGCAAACTTCCTTTTCGGATGCTCTAAGCCTAATTGGAAGCAAAGGACCCAAATTGCCTTTGGCATTGCAAGAGGACTCTTGTACCTGCATGAAGAATGCGGCACCCAAATCATTCATTGTGATATAAAGCCTCAGAACATACTTCTTGACAATTATTACAATGCTCGaatatctgattttggactggCAAAGCTTTTGGTGATGGATCAGAGCAAAACTCAAACTGCTATTAGAGGAACAAAAGGATATGTTGCACCTGAATGGTTTAGGAACAGACCAATCACTGTGAAGGTTGATGTGTATAGCTTCGGTGTCATGCTGCTAGAGATCATCTGTTGTAGAAGAAATGTAGATTTGGAGATCGGTGAAGTAGAGAATCCAGTACTGACTGATTGGGCTTATGACTGCTATATGGATGGAAGTTTGGATGTTTTAATTGGAGATGACACGGAGGCCAAGAATGACATATCGACACTAGAGCGTCTGTTGAAGGTCGGGATTTGGTGTATTCAAGAGGATCCATCTCTCAGACCCACCATGAGGAAGGTCACACAGATGCTTGAAGGAGTTGTTGAAGTTCCTGCTGCTCCAAATCCATTTCCATATAGTTCAATTAGCAAATACAGTCACTAA